Proteins found in one Salmo salar chromosome ssa26, Ssal_v3.1, whole genome shotgun sequence genomic segment:
- the LOC123730797 gene encoding iroquois-class homeodomain protein IRX-5: MAYPQGYLYQPSASLALYSCPAYSTSVISGPRTEELGRSSSGSAFAPYAGTTAFTSASPGYNSHLPYSAEAGAAATFASYVSSPYDHTTGMAGSIGYHPYAAPLGSYPYGDPAYRKNATRDATATLKAWLNEHRKNPYPTKGEKIMLAIITKMTLTQVSTWFANARRRLKKENKMTWTPRNRSEDEEEDENIDLEKNDDDEPSKPTDKGDSTDTESDHKLLNSGDIVCDRFKEENHGKETDPLLSDSELKDQGDRTELLPESAKPTTSSPSAMPRGGTEIVAQDKPSEMGHAPGTVNSNVTSVIHSSPSAPKPKLWSLAEIATSSDRCKSSSDGPQGHGMGHSTVITTNAASPSRSSPQCPLPNSTVLSRPIYYTSPFYPGYTNYGSFGHLHSHSNHGSGTGSTAHFNGLNQTVLNRAEALVRESQKGRGQTQVDLCKDSPYELKKGMSNI, encoded by the exons ATGGCGTATCCTCAGGGCTACTTGTACCAGCCATCCGCTTCGTTGGCGCTGTATTCATGCCCGGCGTACAGCACCAGCGTTATATCGGGACCCAGGACCGAAGAACTTGGTAGATCCTCATCTGGCTCTGCTTTTGCTCCCTATGCCGGAACTACCGCGTTCACCAGCGCTTCGCCCGGGTACAACTCCCATCTCCCGTACAGTGCGGAGGCAGGAGCGGCCGCCACATTCGCTTCATACGTG AGTTCTCCCTATGACCACACGACGGGCATGGCTGGGTCTATAGGATATCACCCTTACGCTGCTCCCCTGGGTTCATACCCCTACGGTGACCCGGCATACCGAAAAAACGCGACCCGGGATGCCACCGCCACTCTCAAAGCCTGGTTGAACGAGCACCGTAAGAACCCCTACCCCACCAAGGGGGAGAAGATCATGCTGGCCATCATCACCAAAATGACCCTCACCCAAGTTTCCACCTGGTTCGCCAACGCCAGGAGGAGGCTAAAGAAGGAGAACAAGATGACCTGGACTCCCCGAAACCGGAGCGAGGACGAGGAGGAAGACGAGAACATCGATCTGGAAAAGAATGACGACGACGAGCCTAGCAAACCGACAGACAAGGGAGACTCGACAGACACAGAGTCAG ATCATAAATTGCTGAACTCGGGGGACATAGTGTGcgacagatttaaagaggagaaTCATGGCAAAGAAACGGATCCCCTTCTGAGCGACTCGGAATTAAAAGACCAGGGGGATCGGACAGAGTTACTGCCCGAGTCTGCTAAACCCACCACCTCGTCTCCATCCGCCATGCCTCGGGGAGGAACCGAGATCGTTGCGCAAGACAAGCCGTCAGAAATGGGCCATGCGCCGGGCACGGTAAACAGCAACGTGACGTCTGTTATTCACTCCTCCCCATCAGCCCCTAAACCCAAACTCTGGTCCCTGGCTGAGATCGCAACGTCCTCAGACAGGTGTAAGAGCAGCAGCGACGGGCCGCAGGGCCATGGGATGGGTCACAGCACAGTGATCACCACCAATGCAGCGTCACCATCACGGTCCTCCCCACAGTGCCCTCTCCCAAACAGCACAGTCCTATCCAGGCCTATCTACTACACGTCCCCTTTTTACCCGGGCTACACGAACTATGGCAGCTTTGGACATCTTCACAGTCACAGCAATCACGGCTCGGGCACGGGCTCCACCGCACATTTCAATGGATTAAACCAGACTGTGTTAAATAGAGCAGAAGCTTTGGTAAGAGAAAGCCAGAAAGGCAGAGGCCAAACGCAGGTAGATCTTTGTAAAGACTCCCCTTATGAACTAAAGAAAGGTATGTCAAACATTTAA